A region from the Hippopotamus amphibius kiboko isolate mHipAmp2 chromosome 15, mHipAmp2.hap2, whole genome shotgun sequence genome encodes:
- the LOC130837369 gene encoding olfactory receptor 7A17-like, with the protein MKPHNNTQISEFLLLGLSEETEMQPLIFGLFLSMYLITVIGNLLIILAISSDPHLHMPMYIFLSNLSFVDICFTSTTIPKMLKNIQTQNKGITYKGCIIQVCFYLIFAGLDDFLLAVMAYDRYVAICHPLHYTVIMNPRLCGLLVLVSWMMSALSCLLQTLMLLQLSFCSDLEIPHFFCEIQELIQLACSDTFLSNIVMYFVAGLLGGGPLAGILYSYFKILSCISGISSVQGKYKAFSTCSSHLSVVSIFYFSCLGVYLSSAATHITHSSATASVMYAVVTPMLNPFIYSLRNKDIKRALKRSFGMETFIRRPFVLGLK; encoded by the coding sequence ATGAAACCACATAACAACACacaaatttcagaatttcttcttctgggattatcAGAGGAAACAGAAATGCAGCCTCTCATATTTGggcttttcctctccatgtacctgatcacagtgattggaaacctgctcatcatcctggccatCAGCTCAGACCCCCACCTTCACATGCCTATGTACATTTTTCTCTCAAATTTGTCttttgtagacatctgtttcacctccaccaccatcccaaagatgctgaaGAACATTCAGACCCAAAACAAAGGCATAACCTATAAAGGCTGCATCATCCaagtgtgtttttatttaatctttgcagGATTAGATGACTTTCTCctggctgtgatggcctatgaccggtatgtggccatctgtcaccctcTGCATTACACAGTCATCATGAACCCCCGGCTCTGTGGACTGCTGGTTTTGGTGTCCTGGATGATGAGTGCCCTGAGTTGTTTGTTACAAACCTTAATGTTGTTGCAATTGTCCTTCTGCTCAGACTTGgaaatcccccactttttctgtgaaatccAAGAGCTGATCCaacttgcctgttctgacacTTTTCTCAGTAACATTGTGATGTATTTTGTAGCTGGACTGCTGGGTGGTGGTCCCCTGGCTGGTATCCTTTACTCTTACTTTAAGATATTGTCCTGTATAAGTGGAATCTCATCAGTTCAggggaagtataaagcattttccacctgctcatctcacctctcagttgtctccatattttatttctcttgcttaGGCGTGTACCTTAGCTCTGCTGCTACCCACATTACACACTCAAGTGCAACAGCCTCGGTGATGTACgctgtggtcacacccatgctgaatcccttcatctacagtctaagaaataaagatataaagagaGCACTGAAAAGATCATTTGGGATGGAAACTTTTATAAGAAGGCCTTTTGTCCTGGGACTGAAGTAA